The genomic window CAGGATCACCAGATAAATGTTGAAGTCGTCGATGATGAAGATATCCGTGCGCACACGGTCGACGAACAGGAGGGCGACGCCGGCGGCAAATGTCGCCCCCGAGGCGACGACGTTGATGGCGGCGCCGATCCGGTAATTACCGATGAAGACCAGCAGCACCATCGCTACCGCCGGAAGCCACAGGATGATCTCGACGGGATGCATCACGAGATATGCCTTCTCTCATGACGCAAACGATCAAGCGCGCTCAGATCGACCGTGTCGAAGCGCTCGCGGATACGGAACACAAACACGCCGAACACGGAAAATGCGATCAGGATCGAGAACGCAACTGAAATCTCCACCACCAGCGGCATGCCTTTGGCGCCGGTGGCGGCAAGGATGAGGCCGTTTTCCAGCGACATGAATCCGACAATCTGCGTCACCGCGTTCCGCCGCGTGATCATCATCAACAGCCCGAGCAGGATAACGGCGAGCGCAAAGGCCAGGTCCTCGCGCGCCAGCGGACTCACTCCGACCTGCACCGGCATCACCAGCAAAATCGACAACGCGATCAGCCCCAGCCCGGTCAACATGGTCGGACCTGCTCCGATCACCTGTTCGATTTCCCGATGGATACCGAGGCGGTGAACGATGCGGTTGAGGGCAGTGGGAATAATGAATCCCTTGGCGATCAGTGCAATCGCCGCGGTCACGACCAGATGCGTCGCTTCCTGCACATAAGACTGCCAGGCCACCGCGAGCGACAGCACGATCGCCTGCGCGGCAAAGACGTTGAGGGTTGCCAGGATCCGGTCCTGATAGAGCAGCAGCAGGCTGAGCACCAGCATGCCGCCAGCGAGAAAATGCGCCACGTCGAATTGCAGCGAGGACATCAGAACCCCTGTGAAACGAACAAGAGGAACACGGCGAGCGCCGCGGTGGCAAAAGCGCTGCCCAGAAAAACGGGGTAGCGGAACACGCGCATCTTGGCGACCGAGGTCTCTCCGATCGGCAACAGGACGGCGAGGATCGCAATCTTGGCGACGTAACTCGCAACCCCGAATGCCATTGCGGCGAAAGTCTTGTCGGTCGTCGCCATGCCGAACGGAATGAACAGGCAGACCAGGAGCGAGAAATAGAGCGTGAGCTTGAGTGCGGCGGCGGCCTCGATCATGGCCAGATGGCGGCCGGAATATTCGAGCACCATGGCTTCGTGCACCATAGTCAACTCGAGATGCGTCGCAGGATTGTCGATGGGAATGCGCGCATTCTCGGCAATCGCGATAAAAACGAAGGCGAACGCCGCAAGGCCGAGCGACACGCGCAGGCCGACCGATCCGTGAATCATATGGTCGGCGATGGCGGAGAGTTGCGTCGTGCCGGCGATCAGCGCCACGGCAAATACCACGAGCAGCATGGCTGGCTCGGCAAGCGAGGCGATCAGCATTTCGCGCGAGGAGCCGATACCACCGAAGGCGGTGCCGACATCCATGCCGGCGAGTGCGAGCGCGAATCGGCCGGTGGCCAGGAGCGCGACAAGAGCGATGATATCGGCCGACCAGGAAAAGATGAGGCCGGTCGAGTAAGTCGGGATTAACGCGACCGCCACCCATGTCGTGGCAAAGAGCAGATAAGGCGTCACCCGATATATCCACGAAGCGTTGTGCGCGAGCACCGCTTCCTTGTGCATCAGTTTCCAGAGATCGCGGTAAGGCTGCAGGACCGGCGGCCCGACACGCCGCAACAAGCGCGCCTTCACCTTGCGGGTAATGCCGAGTATCAAGGGCGCGATCACCAGCACCAGAAACATTTGCAGGCCTTGCGCCGCGATCTCGACCATCATCGCCATGCCGCCACCAGGATCAAAAGCACGATCAGAGCCGCAAAGACCAGTGTCAGATAGCGACGTATGGTCAGGAATTGCAGGCGATTGAGTTTCTTCGAGACTGTGAGCACGGCCCTCCCGGCGGGCCCATAGGCAAACCGCCAAGCCGGATCGAATATCTTCACATAGAAAAGCCCCGCGCGCATGGCGCCCGGACGCGGCATGTCGACCCGTTCGCGCACGTCGAACACCATCGTGCCGAAAACCCTGCGGATCGGCATCGAGAAGCTCGAGCCGGAATATTGCGTGGCCAGCGACGGATCGGGATAGCCGCAATCCCAGATCGCGCTGCGCCGGGTGGCGCGTGTCGCAAAGCGATGGATCACCATCGCGGTCAACATACCCGAAGAAATCAGGAACACGAGAATGATGATGCCGTTATAGGAGCTTCGGCTTGCTTCGATCGGAATGATCGACAGCCAGTTGATTGTGATCTGCTGTGGCATGCGACCGCCGACCAGACCGCCTACAACGGGCGCAAGGAGATCGATCAGCACACCGGGCAAAATTCCAGCCAGGAGACACATTGCCGCCAGAATGAACATCGCGGCGAGCGAAAACCGATCGGTTTCATGCGCATTCTGCGCGGCCGGCGTCCGCGCTCGCCCGAGAAAGGTGACGCCGAACGCCTTGACGAAACACGCGGCGGCCAGCGCAGCGGCCAGCGCCAGTAATGCCCCGACCGTCGGCACCATAAATTTCAGTCCGAGTTGCGGAAGCTGCGGACTGACCAGAATGGCCTGGAAGGTCAGCCATTCCGAGACGAACCCGTTCAAGGGCGGCAAGGCCGAGATCGCCGCACAGCCTGTGAGAAACGCGAAAGCCGTACGCGGCATGCGGTGAACAAGGCCGCCAAGGCGCTCCATGTCGCGTTCGCCGGTCGCATGCAGTACCGCGCCGGCGCCAAAGAAAAGCAGGCTCTTGAACAATGAGTGGTTGAAGACATGCAGCAACGCCGCAGACATTGCCAATGCGGCCGGCACCGGCATATCATTGGCACGAAAGGCGATGGTCAGTCCGAGGCCGATGAAAATGATGCCGACATTCTCGACCGTGCTGTAGGCCAGCAGGCGCTTGATGTCCTGTTGCATCAAGGCATAGAGCACGCCGAGCACGGCGGTGGTGGCGCCGATCGCGAGGATGATCAGGCTGGTCCACCAGACCGGTTCATCGATCAGATCGAAAGCGATGCGGATGAACCCGTAAATCGCCACTTTGGTCATCACCCCGCTCATCAGCGCGGAGACGTGACTGGGCGCCGCCGGATGCGCGAGCGGCAGCCAGACATGCAGCGGCACCAACCCGGCCTTCGAGCCAGCTCCGATCAGCGCAAGCAACAAGGCAGAGATCGCGACCGCCGACTGCGGAGGATGACTCCGCATGGTGTCAAATGCATACCCGCCATCCGGCCCCGCCAGCAAACCAAAGGTCAGCAACAGGCACAGCGTGCCGGCGCTCGCCATGACGATGTAGATAAATCCTGCGCGGGCATTGCCGGATTCCCGGTGATGCGCCAGCACCAGCGCCCAGGACGCCAGCGACATGAATTCCCAGCCGACCAGAAAGGTGAACGCGTCGTCGGCGAGAAGAACAAGGTTCATTCCTCCCAGATAGGCGGGGAAATAAGGGAGGATACGCAGCGGCGACCGCTCGTGCCGGCCATAGCCGAGCCCATAAAGACTTGCGACCGCACCGCCCAGATTGACAACCAGCAAGAAGAAGGCGGCAAGCGCATCTACCCGGAAATGCGCGCCGAGTAGCGGCAGACCCAAGGGCAAGGCCAGCGTCGCCACTGATCCATCGCTCACAAGTGCGACAAACGCTGTAACAATCCCGACGGCGGCAATGACAAGGCTTGCGCCGTAGACAATGAGGGTGCCCGCAGGCCGACGGCCGATCGCAACGGCCAGCGCCGCGACCACCAGAAACCCGGCCACATTCAAGAGTCCTATGATGGCCGGCATTCCCCCGCCTCACACCCCAATCGCGGCCCGAGCCAAGGCTCGACATAGGAAGAATGAGCGGATCACGCCGCAATTTCAATGGGCAGCCGCGCAGGCGGCTGAACCGGCACATACTCCTGATTTTCTCGACTTCAGGTCAGATGAATCAGCGTCATGGACTTGTGACAGAAAAATGGACCTATCTCCGCACTTCTATATTGAGAACAATCCTTTCTGCATTTGGCTGCAAAGTGAGCGCAATCTGACCCATTCTTCGGAGCCTCACATTTGAGGAAGCGCAGGCTGCACAAGCACGCGATCGATTTGTGATCAGGAACATCGACACGCTGACCCATGTCTCCGGAATGAAACGTAACCTATGTGTCCGGAACGGACCGAGTGGATATGGCGCGCCGGAAGGGATTCGAACCCCTGACCCCCAGATTCGAAGTCTGGTGCTCTATCCAGCTGAGCTACCGGCGCGAAGACCCGGAAAGAAAAATGGCGCGCCCGAAGAGATTCGAACTCCTGACCCCCAGATTCGTAGTCTGGTGCTCTATCCAGCTGAGCTACGGGCGCGTGTCGCGGGGGCCCTGACGCCCGCGCGCAACGGGGCGATAGCTATCGCCCAAGCCACCTATTGGCAAGGGATTTTCCCCCGTATCGGCCCTGCCGCCGTCAGGGCGGCATTTTCCACATGCATGCGCCAGAGCAAAATCAGGCCGTTGGCCACGGTGAATAGCGCGGCAAAGGCCGGCAGGCCGAGCGCGAGCGGCACCACCGCGATTTCGGCGGCCACCACCGCATAGTTCGGGTGTTTCATGAAACGATAAGGTCCGCGGCCCACCAGGGGCGTGCCCGGCAGGACGAT from Pseudorhodoplanes sp. includes these protein-coding regions:
- a CDS encoding hydrogenase-4 component E, encoding MSSLQFDVAHFLAGGMLVLSLLLLYQDRILATLNVFAAQAIVLSLAVAWQSYVQEATHLVVTAAIALIAKGFIIPTALNRIVHRLGIHREIEQVIGAGPTMLTGLGLIALSILLVMPVQVGVSPLAREDLAFALAVILLGLLMMITRRNAVTQIVGFMSLENGLILAATGAKGMPLVVEISVAFSILIAFSVFGVFVFRIRERFDTVDLSALDRLRHERRHIS
- a CDS encoding NADH-quinone oxidoreductase subunit H gives rise to the protein MAMMVEIAAQGLQMFLVLVIAPLILGITRKVKARLLRRVGPPVLQPYRDLWKLMHKEAVLAHNASWIYRVTPYLLFATTWVAVALIPTYSTGLIFSWSADIIALVALLATGRFALALAGMDVGTAFGGIGSSREMLIASLAEPAMLLVVFAVALIAGTTQLSAIADHMIHGSVGLRVSLGLAAFAFVFIAIAENARIPIDNPATHLELTMVHEAMVLEYSGRHLAMIEAAAALKLTLYFSLLVCLFIPFGMATTDKTFAAMAFGVASYVAKIAILAVLLPIGETSVAKMRVFRYPVFLGSAFATAALAVFLLFVSQGF
- the hyfB gene encoding hydrogenase 4 subunit B; this encodes MPAIIGLLNVAGFLVVAALAVAIGRRPAGTLIVYGASLVIAAVGIVTAFVALVSDGSVATLALPLGLPLLGAHFRVDALAAFFLLVVNLGGAVASLYGLGYGRHERSPLRILPYFPAYLGGMNLVLLADDAFTFLVGWEFMSLASWALVLAHHRESGNARAGFIYIVMASAGTLCLLLTFGLLAGPDGGYAFDTMRSHPPQSAVAISALLLALIGAGSKAGLVPLHVWLPLAHPAAPSHVSALMSGVMTKVAIYGFIRIAFDLIDEPVWWTSLIILAIGATTAVLGVLYALMQQDIKRLLAYSTVENVGIIFIGLGLTIAFRANDMPVPAALAMSAALLHVFNHSLFKSLLFFGAGAVLHATGERDMERLGGLVHRMPRTAFAFLTGCAAISALPPLNGFVSEWLTFQAILVSPQLPQLGLKFMVPTVGALLALAAALAAACFVKAFGVTFLGRARTPAAQNAHETDRFSLAAMFILAAMCLLAGILPGVLIDLLAPVVGGLVGGRMPQQITINWLSIIPIEASRSSYNGIIILVFLISSGMLTAMVIHRFATRATRRSAIWDCGYPDPSLATQYSGSSFSMPIRRVFGTMVFDVRERVDMPRPGAMRAGLFYVKIFDPAWRFAYGPAGRAVLTVSKKLNRLQFLTIRRYLTLVFAALIVLLILVAAWR